The genomic region CCGCCGTCGTGGAAGCTGTCGGGCGTGACGTTGAGGATGCCCATCACCGCCGTCCGGTCCTCCCACGGGTAGCCCTTTCCAGTGGAACGAACGCCGATCCCGAGCGCCTCGCGGACGTTCCGGGCGACGACCGGCAGGCCGTAGGGCTGGCCCTCGAGTTTCTCACAGAGCCGCTTGAACTGCGCGAGCGTCCCCATCAGGACGACGTCGAGGGTCTCCTCGTCCTGGTCGTTGAGCCCCGACTGGGCGCACTCCCCGCCCAGCGAGAGCATCTCCTCCTTCAGGTACTGGGCCTGTCGGCGCTGGACGCGGGTCTTGAGCACGCGGTGGACCGCCTTCCCGCGCATCCGCCAGACGCCCGCAGACGTGACGTGCGAGCCTTCGAGGGCCTTGCGAGCCTCGCCCAGATCCCGCACCCGCTTCGGGATCTCGGCGCGCGTCCAGCGCTCGCGGGCCTCCGCGACGGTGAAGAGCGAGCCGGTGACGAGCACGCAGTCGTCGGGCCCCGCCTCCGAAAGCGCGCGGGTGAGCGCCCCCGAGACCGCGCCACGGGTCTTGACGTCCGCGACGCCGCGCTCGGCGAAGACGCGCGCGAGCACCTCGCGGTCTTCCGACCTACTGAGGTCGGGTTGGGTACAGACGACGTGGTCCGGTTGGGGGAGCGCCTCCGCCATTCCCCGGTGGTCCTTCTCGTGCATCGCGCCGACCACGAGAAAGAGGTCGTCGTACTCGAACTCCGCGAGGGTTTCGGAAAGCGCCTCGCAGGCCCCGGGGTTGTGCGCCCCGTCGAGTACCGTGAGGGGCCCCTCGCCCATCACCTCGAAGCGACCCGGCCAGTGTGCGTTTCGCAGGCCCGTCCGGATGTCGGCCTCGGAGACCGCCCCCGCCTGCCGGGCGAGCGCCGCCGCCACCCCCGCGTTCCGAGCCTGATAGCTTCCCAGCAGCGGGATTCGGGCCTCGACCGCCCAGTCGGAGCCCGCGAGCGTGATCGCGCTCTCGACGTGGTTCGTCCGCCCGCCGTACTCGGTCCGGACGTCCCCGTCGCTTCCAACGGTGAGGACCTCGCCGGCCTGTTCGGTGACGGCGTCGAGCGCTTCTCCCTCGGCGGCCGTCACGAGCGGCCCCTCGGCGGGCGCGACGTGGGCCTTGTCGCGGGCGATCTCCGCGATGGTCTCCCCGAGGATGCCGGTGTGTTCGAGGGTCACGCTCGTGACGGCGCTCGCGACGGGGTCGACCACGCTGGTCGCGTCATAGCGCCCGCCGATCCCCACCTCCAGGACCGCGACGTCCACGTCGCGACGGCCGAACTCCCAGAGCGCCATCGCGGTCATCACCTCGAAGAAGGTGGGGGCCTCGCCTCCGGCCGCGCGCTCGACGACGTGGGGTTCGACCCGCTCGACGAACTCCGCGAGGGCGCCCTTGGTCATGGGGCGCCCGTCGACCTGCACGCGCTCGCGGACGTCGTCGAAGTGCGGCGAGGTGTACAGCCCGACCGAGAGCCCGGACTCGCGGAGGATCGACTCGGTCATCTTCGCCGTGCTGCCCTTCCCGTTGGAGCCGGCGATCTGGACGTACTCGACGCCCTCGTGTGGGTCGTCGAGGTGGCGCAGGAGATCGGCCGTCGACTCCGTGCCGGGTTTCGGCCGGAAGCGCCGCAGGTCGAAGAGGAAGTTCGCGGCGTCGTGAAACTCCATACGGATGGCAGAGACGGCGGGCGCTTAGGCGTGTCGGAGCGAGCTACTGGAGCTTCACGAGCCGTGCGTTGAACGCCCCGCTGGGGATGCCGGTGAGTCCCGCGAGGAGGTAGCCCCCGTCGGACGTCGCGAGCAGTTCGGTCGGGTGGTCCGACTGGAACCGTTCCGCGCTCCCCTTCGAAATCGTCCGGAGCCACCGCGTGTGCCCCGCCCCGTCCACCCGCCCGAGGCCGAACCGACCGTCGATCGACCCGATGAACGCATAGCCGTCCTCGCACGCGACGAGCGTCCCGCTGTGCCCGCCGACGTTGTCGAAGGTCGTCCCGTCGAGGTCACCGTAGGTCCCCGTCCATCGCTCGGCGCCCGCGGCGTCGACGCCTACCAGCCAGAGGTCGGCGTCCCCGCGGTCCGTCTGCGAGGACCGGGTGGTCCCGAGGAACACGAAACCGCCGTCGGTACGGACGATCGACGACGCCTCGTCGGTACACCGCTCGCCGTAGGTCTCGCTCCAGACAGCCTCCCCCTCGGCGTCGACTCGCACCAACCACGCGTCCTGA from Halalkalicoccus sp. NIPERK01 harbors:
- the folP gene encoding dihydropteroate synthase, whose translation is MEFHDAANFLFDLRRFRPKPGTESTADLLRHLDDPHEGVEYVQIAGSNGKGSTAKMTESILRESGLSVGLYTSPHFDDVRERVQVDGRPMTKGALAEFVERVEPHVVERAAGGEAPTFFEVMTAMALWEFGRRDVDVAVLEVGIGGRYDATSVVDPVASAVTSVTLEHTGILGETIAEIARDKAHVAPAEGPLVTAAEGEALDAVTEQAGEVLTVGSDGDVRTEYGGRTNHVESAITLAGSDWAVEARIPLLGSYQARNAGVAAALARQAGAVSEADIRTGLRNAHWPGRFEVMGEGPLTVLDGAHNPGACEALSETLAEFEYDDLFLVVGAMHEKDHRGMAEALPQPDHVVCTQPDLSRSEDREVLARVFAERGVADVKTRGAVSGALTRALSEAGPDDCVLVTGSLFTVAEARERWTRAEIPKRVRDLGEARKALEGSHVTSAGVWRMRGKAVHRVLKTRVQRRQAQYLKEEMLSLGGECAQSGLNDQDEETLDVVLMGTLAQFKRLCEKLEGQPYGLPVVARNVREALGIGVRSTGKGYPWEDRTAVMGILNVTPDSFHDGGRYEATEDAVAQAKRMVENGVNVIDVGGESTRPGADPVPTEEEIERVVPVVERISDLDVLVSVDTRKAAVARAAMEAGADILNDVSGLEDPEMRFVAAEYDAPLVVMHSLDTPVDPDRDVEYDDVVEDVIHDLAERVLLAEKAGLDREKIIVDPGIGFAKNSAESFDILGRADEFHALGCPVLIGHSQKSMFDRIDREAENRTAATVAGTTLATERGADIVRVHDVAENVAAVRAVEAANGDR